A genomic stretch from Bradyrhizobium sp. 195 includes:
- a CDS encoding thermonuclease family protein, with protein MLRKFLIALSLLAIPSMAHAADIAGTAKVRAGDAVVIGNTRIRLGGIDAPAVDQLCLNTKAERWTCGVAAREELAKYADGKSWVCHTRSIDRRGRTVARCEVGGEDIQKWLVRSGWALAYTRISKDYEPDEAAAREAKAGMWQGAFIAPWDWRVRNKKTTILGATKPPDGAHAVLLASASGPVAPSPDCTIKGNVNSAGECIFHQPTSRWYTQIKMKISKGTRWFCSVEEAEAAGCRETKR; from the coding sequence ATGTTGCGAAAATTCCTGATTGCGCTGTCTTTGCTTGCCATCCCGTCGATGGCGCACGCCGCCGACATCGCGGGCACGGCAAAGGTCCGCGCCGGCGATGCCGTCGTGATCGGCAACACGCGCATCCGGCTTGGCGGCATCGACGCACCCGCAGTCGACCAGCTCTGCCTCAACACCAAGGCCGAGCGCTGGACCTGCGGCGTCGCGGCGCGCGAAGAACTCGCCAAATACGCCGACGGCAAGAGCTGGGTCTGCCACACGAGGTCGATCGACCGGCGCGGCCGCACCGTGGCGCGCTGCGAGGTCGGCGGCGAGGACATCCAGAAATGGCTGGTGCGAAGCGGCTGGGCGCTGGCCTACACCCGCATCTCCAAGGACTACGAGCCTGACGAGGCCGCCGCGCGTGAGGCAAAAGCCGGGATGTGGCAGGGCGCCTTCATCGCGCCCTGGGACTGGCGCGTCCGCAACAAGAAGACCACCATCCTCGGCGCGACCAAGCCACCCGACGGCGCGCATGCGGTGCTGCTCGCCTCGGCCTCGGGGCCGGTCGCGCCCTCCCCGGATTGCACCATCAAGGGCAACGTCAACAGCGCCGGCGAGTGCATCTTTCACCAGCCGACCAGCCGCTGGTACACCCAGATCAAGATGAAGATCAGCAAGGGCACCCGCTGGTTCTGCTCGGTCGAGGAGGCGGAAGCCGCCGGCTGCCGCGAGACCAAACGATAA
- a CDS encoding pyridoxal-phosphate-dependent aminotransferase family protein, with translation MTVRAGREFLAIPGPTNMPDEVLRAMHRPAIDIYSKQMLDLTESLLADISKLFATKGKSYIYIANGHGAWEAALSNVLSRGDKVLVLESGRFAIGWGNAAALMGAEVEVLKGDWRRAVRPHEVEERLRRDKDHTIKAVVVVQVDTASGVQNDIEAIGKAIKASGHPALYMVDTVASLGCMPFEMDKWGIDVAMSGSQKGLMTPPGLGFVAANARALEVHKKANMSTPYWSWSEREGTENYRKYAGTAPVHLLFALRQAIDLLHEEGLENAFRRHSLLGEAARRAVAAWSEGQVLGFNVAEASERSNTVTTVTMSNGHDPAVLQRYCKDKCGVVLGTGIGDLSGQAFRIAHMGHVNAPMLLGTLGVIEIGLNALKIPHGKGGLEAAVAYLGEEVAA, from the coding sequence ATGACCGTTCGCGCGGGCCGGGAGTTTCTGGCCATCCCCGGGCCCACCAACATGCCCGACGAGGTGCTGCGGGCGATGCACCGTCCGGCGATCGACATCTATTCCAAGCAGATGCTCGATCTGACCGAGAGCCTGCTCGCGGATATTTCGAAGCTGTTTGCGACCAAGGGCAAATCCTACATCTACATCGCCAACGGTCATGGCGCCTGGGAAGCGGCGCTCAGCAACGTGCTGTCGCGCGGCGACAAGGTGCTGGTGCTGGAGAGCGGCCGCTTCGCGATCGGCTGGGGCAATGCGGCAGCGCTGATGGGCGCCGAGGTCGAGGTGCTCAAGGGCGACTGGCGCCGCGCGGTGCGGCCGCACGAGGTCGAGGAGCGCCTGCGCCGCGACAAGGACCACACCATCAAGGCCGTCGTCGTCGTCCAGGTCGACACCGCTAGCGGCGTGCAGAACGACATTGAGGCGATCGGCAAGGCGATCAAGGCCAGCGGCCATCCCGCGCTGTACATGGTCGACACCGTGGCGTCGCTCGGCTGCATGCCGTTCGAGATGGACAAATGGGGCATCGACGTCGCGATGTCCGGCTCGCAGAAGGGCCTGATGACGCCGCCCGGCCTCGGCTTCGTCGCCGCCAATGCGCGTGCGCTCGAGGTGCACAAGAAGGCGAACATGTCGACGCCCTATTGGAGCTGGAGCGAACGCGAGGGCACGGAGAATTATCGCAAATATGCCGGCACCGCGCCGGTGCATCTGTTGTTCGCGCTGCGCCAGGCGATCGACCTCTTGCACGAGGAAGGCCTGGAGAACGCCTTCCGCCGCCACAGCCTGCTCGGCGAAGCTGCGCGCCGCGCCGTTGCCGCATGGTCGGAAGGCCAGGTGCTCGGCTTCAACGTCGCGGAAGCCAGCGAGCGCTCCAATACCGTGACCACGGTGACGATGAGCAACGGCCACGACCCCGCGGTGCTGCAACGCTATTGCAAGGACAAGTGCGGCGTCGTGCTCGGCACCGGCATCGGCGATCTCTCGGGACAAGCCTTCCGCATAGCCCATATGGGCCACGTCAATGCGCCGATGCTGCTCGGCACGCTCGGGGTGATCGAGATTGGGCTCAACGCGCTGAAGATCCCGCACGGCAAGGGCGGACTGGAAGCCGCGGTCGCGTATCTCGGAGAAGAGGTGGCGGCGTAA
- a CDS encoding MBOAT family O-acyltransferase — protein sequence MLFNSYPFILLFLPLVLAGYFWLGRRSNLTPVIWLALASLAFYAIGSWQFVALLLLSIAFNYGAGHLLIVAKLGPSQRKAVLALGVAGDLILLGIFKYAGFVTENVNALFGTHAAVHILLPVGISFYTFTQIAFLVDAYRGQVAAYALPHYALFVTYFPHLIAGPILHHKDMIPQFERKDAKHPDAHLILCGVIIFAIGLFKKTCLADGIQPLVALAFEARSPSFDQAWLGALAYTFQLYFDFSGYSDMAIGISLMFGIFLPVNFNSPYKATSIVEFWRRWHMTLSQFLRDYLYIPLGGNRRGRVLRYANLIVTMLLGGLWHGAAWTFVIWGALHGAYLCINHAFNALVPAIPSVLARPVRIAGAALTFLAVVVAWVFFRAESVAWALRVLHAMADPSNIVFGREEIAALVLVSIYAALVWLAPNTQALMGYDHGNRRVGETLRAGRMRPLVLYAASLVLAFGLLGIQSHSEFIYFRF from the coding sequence ATGCTGTTCAATTCCTATCCGTTCATCCTGCTGTTCCTGCCCCTCGTGCTCGCAGGCTATTTCTGGCTCGGGCGGCGCAGCAATCTGACGCCGGTGATCTGGCTGGCGCTGGCCTCGCTCGCCTTCTACGCCATCGGCAGCTGGCAGTTCGTGGCCCTGTTGCTGCTGTCGATCGCCTTCAACTACGGCGCCGGTCATCTGCTGATCGTGGCGAAGCTCGGCCCGTCGCAACGAAAGGCGGTGCTCGCGCTTGGCGTCGCCGGCGATCTCATCTTGCTCGGCATCTTCAAATATGCCGGCTTCGTCACCGAGAACGTCAACGCGCTGTTCGGCACGCATGCCGCGGTCCACATCCTGCTGCCGGTCGGCATCTCCTTCTACACCTTCACCCAGATCGCATTTCTGGTGGATGCATATCGCGGTCAGGTCGCCGCCTACGCGCTGCCGCACTACGCGCTGTTCGTGACCTATTTTCCGCACCTGATCGCAGGACCCATCCTCCACCACAAGGACATGATCCCGCAATTCGAGCGGAAGGACGCCAAGCATCCGGACGCGCATCTGATCCTGTGCGGCGTCATCATCTTCGCCATCGGACTGTTCAAGAAGACCTGCCTTGCCGACGGCATCCAGCCGCTGGTCGCGCTTGCTTTCGAGGCGCGCTCGCCGAGCTTCGACCAGGCCTGGCTGGGTGCGCTCGCCTACACGTTCCAGCTCTATTTCGACTTCTCCGGCTATTCCGACATGGCGATCGGGATATCGCTGATGTTCGGCATCTTTCTGCCCGTCAACTTCAACTCGCCCTACAAGGCCACGAGCATCGTCGAATTCTGGCGCCGCTGGCACATGACGCTGTCGCAATTCCTGCGCGACTATCTCTATATCCCGCTCGGGGGTAACAGGCGCGGCCGCGTGCTACGCTACGCCAATTTGATCGTCACGATGCTGCTCGGCGGGCTCTGGCACGGCGCGGCCTGGACCTTTGTTATTTGGGGCGCGCTGCACGGTGCTTATCTCTGTATCAATCACGCCTTCAATGCGCTGGTGCCGGCCATTCCATCTGTTCTCGCGCGCCCGGTCCGCATCGCCGGAGCAGCGCTGACTTTCCTGGCTGTCGTCGTCGCCTGGGTGTTCTTCCGTGCGGAGAGTGTCGCCTGGGCGCTGCGAGTTCTCCATGCCATGGCTGATCCCTCGAATATCGTGTTCGGCCGCGAGGAGATCGCGGCGCTGGTGCTGGTCTCCATCTACGCTGCGCTGGTGTGGCTGGCGCCGAACACGCAAGCGCTCATGGGATATGATCACGGCAACCGCAGGGTCGGCGAGACCTTGCGGGCAGGGCGCATGCGGCCGCTGGTCCTCTATGCGGCGTCGCTGGTGCTCGCATTCGGGCTGCTGGGCATCCAGAGCCACAGCGAATTCATCTATTTCCGCTTCTGA